A stretch of the Janthinobacterium sp. B9-8 genome encodes the following:
- a CDS encoding substrate-binding periplasmic protein — protein MAISKNIRYFLCLFILQTSLLSAQAADQLKAVTEYLPPLNYEKNGKVLGFSSELLDLIALEAKIQIKKEILPWPRAYKRAKEEDNTVIYSLVRTPERESQFQWLGPISPRSIMLYRLSQRTDIVIKKLDDARAYNIGVVRESAASENLIRLGFDTNKLDLALDDEINMRKFKYARFDLLLSLDWAANFNAEKLGIQNDIVPVQLVMRQPDYWFGISLRTDPAIVQRMNRALHKIKRDGRLNTLKQRYLAEFKNERHS, from the coding sequence ATGGCTATATCTAAAAACATACGCTATTTTCTTTGCCTGTTTATTCTACAAACCAGCCTACTTTCAGCCCAAGCAGCTGATCAGCTCAAGGCAGTAACTGAATATCTGCCGCCATTAAATTATGAAAAAAATGGCAAAGTGCTTGGTTTTTCCAGTGAATTACTCGATTTAATTGCACTTGAAGCAAAAATTCAGATAAAAAAAGAAATCCTGCCCTGGCCTCGTGCTTATAAAAGAGCTAAAGAAGAAGACAACACTGTGATTTATTCACTGGTACGCACACCTGAGCGTGAATCGCAATTTCAGTGGCTGGGCCCGATTAGCCCGCGCAGTATCATGCTTTATCGTTTATCCCAGCGCACAGATATTGTGATCAAAAAGCTGGATGATGCCCGTGCTTACAATATTGGTGTGGTGCGCGAATCTGCAGCGAGCGAAAATTTAATTCGCTTGGGGTTTGATACCAATAAGCTTGATTTAGCCTTAGATGATGAAATTAATATGCGTAAATTTAAATATGCACGATTTGATTTATTACTCTCACTGGATTGGGCTGCAAACTTCAATGCCGAGAAACTTGGCATTCAAAATGATATTGTACCGGTGCAGCTGGTGATGAGACAGCCAGATTATTGGTTTGGCATCAGCCTGCGTACGGATCCAGCCATTGTGCAGCGAATGAATCGTGCGCTTCATAAAATAAAACGAGATGGCCGTCTTAATACCTTAAAGCAACGCTATTTAGCCGAATTTAAAAACGAGCGGCATTCATGA